Within the Equus przewalskii isolate Varuska chromosome 1, EquPr2, whole genome shotgun sequence genome, the region GAAATTCTCACTGCCCCCATTCTCTGGATAGACGTCCAATTTTAACTTTAAACAGGCGTTTAAGCAGCTACGCCACTGCACATCAGGTTATGAGAGTGCTACTCTAATGGAATTCTTGAAACAAGCTCCTAGAATTCAAGCATGTTTGGATTCTTAGCACAAAACTATCATTACTGTGGTCTCACTGGTCTTGGACGTCCTGATCCTCAGCGCTCAACGTTCCTGGGGATGAGGGACAAGTCCCTCCGACATGAGACCAGCAAGACCAGCTGAGTGACGCCACCTGAGCCTTCTGACCAGTCAAACACGAGTGAGGCCCCAGCCCCTGCCGGCAGAGCCACCCTCCCACCCAGAGGGCAGCCTGGGTCCCAAGTGCCTTTGTCTCTGGATACAGAGATGTCACCTTGGATGTCAACAATACAGCCCTTTGCACCTGATGAAGCTGCACTCTCGTAGCCCTAGGAccataaactaaaataaaaccgTGCTGAATTCTGAATTTCTCTCACAGCCGTCTGACCAGCAGGTGCCCCAAGCAGAACCACTCCAGGGACACAAAGCAGTGGACACACCTTAAGAACTCTGGGGCAGGGACAGGGAAGCCCCCTTGGAGGGGTGATTTGAAAGGAGCTGGGAAGGATGAGAAGCTGCTGGGCTGGAGTGCTGGGGCGGAGCGAGTGTCGGCACCATGGGCGACAGCCTGCCatgtggggcaggagaggagccCAGACCACCTGGCCAGAGGCCCTTCCTCCAAGCATGCACACAGTCACCCTGGAGCCAGGGTCCCCCACCTGGAACAGGATGCAGACTGCAGCCTGAGATACCAGGAGGGACAGGAGCCACTGACCTCAAGGTGGCACCAGGCCAGCAGCCCCACTGCCTGCAGCGTGGAGCTCCGGCCTCTGCGGCTCCTGCGCCTTTCTCCGGAGCACTGCCCCGCAGTGGCACCAGCCTCCCCGGGGCCCGTTCTGGAAAGACGCCCCAGCCCTGCGCCGTCAGCCGTGAGACTGGGCCATCACTAACCTGACCTCTGGACATTCTGTCCTCTCCTGAGCCGGGAAACGGGGCCAGTGCAACTCTTTCTCTAGGACACTGAGGATGCACTGAGGTAAGATGGGGGCAGCTGAGCATAGCACCCAGGGCACCCTGACACGCTCACCCCAAAACCATCCGGCGTGCCCCAACAAGCTCACCCCAACACCACTGCCCAGCACGCCCTGATACGCTCACCCCACCACACCCAGCCACCAGCTCCTCTGCACTCAAGGCCTCACTGTTCACTTCCCCCAGAAAGCCCTGGCCCCCAGGTCAGGACAGTTGCTGCTCTGCATACACGTGTCCCCACCCACTGGCCCTCGCCCATCCCACCACACAGCAGGTGCTGACGAAGCTTCTGTCAATGACAACGGGAGGTCTGTCAGCTACGCTGCAGTCCAGGCATCAGCAATGAGAACTCGGGGACACTGGAAGATGCCCGGGGCGCAGGGCAGCCACAGCACCCAGGGGAGGTGGGCCACACACATGGAGACATAGGGCCCTGTGATGACTTGGGCAAAGACGAAGACAGAAGGGACAGGTGCTGTAGCGCTGAGGCATAAGCATGACTCTGGACACAGGaggatttaaaatactttatgtgCACGCTGCCAGCGTCAGTGTCCCAGGTCTCCCTTCTCCAGGAAGACTGTGCGCCCAGCTCCAGCTCGGCCCTAGCCGGACTCCAGTGACAGACGTGAGACAGGAGAGAGCTGATCCCTGCTTACGTGAACATCCCCACATCTCAAGCCAGGCTGAACACTGTCTGTCAGGAAAAGGGTGGTGCGGCCTCCCCCTGGCACAGGAGGAGCAGAGTTGGGCTCAGAGCTCGAGGGAGAGGGCTCAGAGCTTGGTCCCAGGTGGTTGCACCTGTGGGTCCCACAGAGCGATGAGCCGGTCAGCCTCCCTCCAGCCAGACAGCAGAGCGCCGTGCGTGGTGGAGTAAAACGTCCGATGTGTGGCTTCTCCTGCAAACAGGATCTGGAGCTGCAAAGACGGGCAGGGTTAGAACGGGCGCCAAGGGTCGAGTGCAAGGCATACACCTGTCCCTTGTGGCTACAGAGCTGATGGTGGGTGTGGCTTTGTTCTTCCCTTAATCCCACAGCCTGATGTGGTCAGGAAACAAGAGCAGGCCTGGCTGCAGGCACCACAGAAAGCAGCATGACAGCGAGGATGCGGCAGACAGCAGCACCCCTAGATTAAACACGACCGAAAGTGGAAGACTCTGCAGACGGTTTGGGAGACAATGTGGAGAACATCACCCAAAATGCAGAGCGAAAATCAAGAGATGGAAATTGGGAGGGAAAAGATAAGAACACTCGAGGACCAATCCAGCAGTCCAACATCCAAACAAcagaaatcccagaaaaagagaaaagaaaaaaaagacaacagaagatAACATAATCCAAGAGAATTTCCCGCCGACCAAGTGCTTGGCTCCCAGGGAAGCCATGGCCCAGGGGAGATGTGAGAAGAGGGACCGTGTGCTGGAGCGTGAGGCACACAGTGAGAGCGGACCCAGGGAGCAACAGCTAGCCTGGGGCCTGATGCTCTCCCGAGCTTCCAAGGGATATGAACATTGATGACACAAGGAGGAAAGGGACCTGAATGGCTGTGCACTTCCCCACCACAACCCTGAAGAACGTCTTCACCGGAGGGACGGGACTCAAACCAGGATCTTAGACGCAATGTGGGGCTTTCACGTGGCACTCATTCTTGGACACTGCTCCCACAGAAAGGTGGGGTCTGCGTCCCCCTTGCGTCTGGCAGGCTTGTGACGGCTTCGGCCAGTGGAGTGTGGCAGAAGTGGCACTTGCTGAGTCTCTAGCTCAGAGATAGGCGGCAGTGTGGCTTCTCACCCCACTGGGACGTCCGCGCCGAAGCCCCAGGCGGCAACGAGCAGCGCAACTGCACTGAGGCCACTATGGTCTGAGGAAGCTAGCCACACAGAGAAGCCAAGGCAGGTGCTCCAGTCAACTTCCCAGCCAAGCGCAGCCCTTGAggcacccagcccagggccagccacGTGAGAGAAGCCACCTCAGGTGACCCGGCCCCAGCCCCGAGTCACTGCCAGTGGTCAAGTCTTCCCCGCTGAGACCCCAGGTGTCACGGGGCAGAAACAAGCCATCCCACTGTGCCCACCTACAGAATCTGTCAGCATAACAAAGGAGTTGTTTCCACCACTGGGTTTTGGGGTGGTTAGTTACATAGCAATCAGGATTGGAACACCTGAAGTTGCACTTTGGGTAGAAAAAAGGCCATTTTCACACATGCAAACtttctctaagaatttatctcCCATGCACCCCTTTCTAAGGAAGCTTTTGGAATAAACGCTCTCACAAAGCAAGGCAGCAAACCAAGAGATGACATCAAACAGAGAGCAGGGTCCAGAGCAGGAGCAAGGCACAGGGAGTGCCAGGACAGTGGTGGCGGAAGAAGGTCCTGGTTGAGGGCCTGGCAGGCGTGAAAGGTGCAGGGCAAGCTCCAGCTGCACCCccagaagctgaagctcagacaCCTGTGCAcaggaaggggcaggagagaTGACAGAGACAACCAGTGGAGCCCAGACAGAGAAGCACACAGAACACTGAGCCccgcacacacccacacagacacactggttcacactcacagacacacccacactcacatcTACAAACAGGCAGAAAAAACCCTGGCCGCTGGCAGCTCCGGTGTGGATGGCCCTGGAGCAAAGACTTTGTGCACACTGCCCACCGGCCTCCCCAAAGTCATCCCCTCCCACCCAGGGAGGACGAGAGATGGGCAAGCTGGTGGGCAGAGGCGGGAGAACGTTCAAACCTCAGCTGCCACGGTGAGGAGTTGATCGGTGACGCCTCACCTGAAAGCCCAGGGAGGGATGTCATCGAACAAGCCAACCAAAAGAGCCCCTGGAGACTGAGCGCCACGGGTTGGGAATATGTTCCTctttagccaagttgtgaatttTAAGCGTGATGACAGGACTCTAGTTACACATCTTAAGAGGGTGTCCTTTATCTTTCAGAGACGTTCACTGACCCATGTGCAGATAAAGCGCAGTCCCCTGTGGACGTGCTCATAACCACAGGTGCGGGAGAGACGTGGGGAGGCAGCCATGAAGCTGGACCTCAGCCAGAGGCTCCGCCCACTTCTCTGTACATCTGAGTTTTCCAAAAGTAGCTGTTTGTAAAAAGTGGCAGCACAGCAGTGTCCTTCAGAGTCATGGTCAGTGCAGAGACCAGACCCAGCTGAAAAGCAGGCAGCAGGCGCTGGGGGTGCCCTCCAGCAGCCACTGTGACTCGTTTTATTTTCTTAGCCAGCACTGTAGAAAGCTCTGACGCTTTAAgctatgtgtatgtataattcTGAAAAGAATAATCTTTTACAATTATTCTCAAGAATCACCATACCTGGGCCTCCTTGCCGTCCATAGGGAGGGGCTGAGCCAGCAGGTCAATGTCGTCCCCGGTACTGCCCACGGCCACATAGCTGTAGGAGCCCCTGGTGTATGGGGCACTGTGCCAGCATGACCTCAGCACGCTCCTGGGTGCCGGGAGCTGCGGGTTTCCTGAACCACAGAGAGGCCACATGTTAACCCAGTCCTCCTGTCCATGTCTGCAGCTGGTCTTTCATCATAAAGTCTGAgcagtttaaaatgaaaagagctaCCGGGAAGAAAACCAAGCCATGGAGGGTATGAATAAGAGGCTCTCATCCCCTCCACTCGACTGGGAACACCCTGAGAGGCAGCCTCCCCAACAGGGAGCACCACCTGGGGGCTGAGTGCTGAGTGACCACGCATGACCCAGGGTGCCACTGTGCTCTCCTGAGCAGAAGTTGCTTCATCTGTGAAGCTCTCAGAAAAGCCACATCTATTTTGGTGGCAGAGTTtagaaaagagaatttgaaagTGTTAGCAAAGCCATTTCAGTTCCCCAAAGACAAGAACTCTCAGCGACCCCCAATATAAGGAAGGAAAGTCCCTGGAGGTTCAGAGCCAAACTCAGCTCTTCTCTGCTAGGAAAGGTTGGGTTCCTGTTTCGAGATTGGCCAGCAAGGAGCACGAGGTGGTGCCGTGGCCACACGTGCTCAGTACCTGTCACCCTGCGAAGCACTTGGGTCAGAGACCGAAGCAGCTCCTCATCCGACAGAGTCTCCATGAACTCGGACTCGAGCCCAGCGATGAACCCGCAGAGGACGTGGGAAGACCTGCGTGGAGAGAACACCACTGCGACGGCCACGTTCCCGCCCAGCTCTCCCCCGGTCACCCGGGTCTCTGGGTAAAGACCCAGTGACATGCAGGGAGCTCCCAACACCACCCAGGTCAGCAGTTCTGCAAGTGTGGGCCCCGAGACCCAGGGGATCCGTGAGGACAGAACCCTCTTCCTAACACCAAGAGGATATTTGCCGTGTCCACTTGTCAGCATTTGTACTGACGGGTGAGCTGCTGTCCGTCAGCAGAATCGAGGCCACGACACAAACCATACAGCAAACACAGTGTTCTTCCCGCCACAGACAAGCAGTAAAGATGCCAGCATCGGTTGAGAAGGTCCCTGAGGGAGCATTAGGTTGTTAACCGACATTCCATGTGATGGGATAAGAAGGGGCAGGAAGCTCCTCTGCGAATGGCCGCTCAGACACCATCTCCCTGGAAAGACAACGGCCGGCCGGGCTGCGGGGTTCCGGCTCCGGGTCTAGCAGACACTGtctcaaaaatgagcaaagtgtGTCCATCGTATGGAAAACTACCACGAGGACTCATTGCTCGTGACACAATTTAAGCTCTCCAGCAAAAGTGAGAATTTCAGAAAACCTGTTATCAGCCACCAGCAGCTCGACGAGGTCCCAATACTGAGAGACTTTTCCGAGATCAGTGGTGGTattattaatgtaattttttGATATTGTGCAATGAACTGTATCAACATTTGGAAGACTGCATGAACCATTATTTTCCAAGTGACCAAAACACGGATGGGCAAGAGATCTACTCAAAGTGCGAGATGGACAGAGGAATCTGCGTGTAACCACGTTCCGACACGCACTGATGTGGCTCAGACTCCACATTCcacctttaagaaactactacTTCTTGAGTTTTGGTGAAATATCAAACAATacccacaattatctgaaaactACAGTATTTAAATACTACTCCTTTTCCCAACTACACATACACTTCATGTACTTCAACCAGAATGCAGGAGCAGCCGTGAGAATGCAGCCGTCTTCCCCAAAGCCAGACGTCACAGAGCTCTGCAGAAAGTCATGACACTGCCACTCTCCTCAGtgtattttgttttagaaacataGTTATTTTTCACTACAAATGTTATTTATGCCAACACAGAATAGGTTTActatcattttaaagaataaatgtctttaaatttctcagttttaatttctaacgTGGTGAATGTACAGATACAatgcacataaacaaaagctttgtgggatcctcaataatttttaagactaTAAAAgggggtcctgagaccaaaaagtgtGAGAGCCACTGCCCCGGGCCACAGTGTCCCACAAGGGTGCCCAGTGTTCCCGGGACCGTCGTCCCCACCAACATCCTGTGCACAGAGCACAGCttgcagagctgggcctggagcaGGTGGCCGAGCACACCCAGTCACCACTCCACTGCCCACCCGAGACCCTAGGCATGTCTCCGAACCCCTGGATGCCAGCTCTACCTTCAGTGCAAAGGAGACACATGGGGCCCCATCCACGGGCTGGAGGAGCAGGCGAGACAGCCCCAGCCATCCTGCTCTCGCGGTGCTGGGGACGAGCGCTCTGGCAAGCCCCTCGCACCTCCCTTCTCATCCTGAGTCCTCCAGGCAGCCAACATGGTCCCAATCCTGCCACATCTCTGCACAGAAACCTGGAGTCACATCTGTCAACTGACCACAACACGCTGTGTCTAACTCTTGCTGGGAAGATCAGTCCCTCCCTCCCTAAGGTGCACGTGGTCTTGCTGTCTGAGTCAGCACCAAGCCCACACGCCACTTTATTCATGCTAAATAGCTGGGCCATATAATTAGCCTTCCATTTATGGGTCTGTGAGTCCACGACTTATAAGGATGTTCTGTCCAATGATTGCATTGGGTTCAAGTATTGTCTCCCGGTTATAGACACATCCCTGTTTCCAATTTCTTCTGCAACCTACCAGCCCAGCTTCGTGAGAATTTCAGTGAATACCTCCTCACAACTGAACACACCTTCTGGTCCACCGCACATTCTTGGCCCCACAGATGCCAACAGGTTGCACACAGGAAGCTTCTGTCTGTCCTTACAGGGGTCAGGCCCAAGGTGTCTGTCACCAGTACTGTGGGTGCCCTTGGGGTCCCCACCCATGAAACCCTCCAGAAACACCTCGCGGTAAACTGACACACTGCTGGGTCCTCAACCAAACCAAGGCCCACGAACCAGCCCCCACTCAGAGCTCACACCTGAGGCTTCCTCAGAGAAACCTGAGGGCATACATACCCAAAGGAAGGCAGGACAAAAAACCCAATAAGCTTCTTGAACCAGGTGGCCGGCAGCTCAGGGGCAGTGTCCTCCAGGGGCGATGTGTCCTCCCACACCACCTGGATGTGCTGGCAGTCCGGCTCCCAGAAGGGCTCCTCAAACTCCAAGAAGATTTTATTGCTGGTCCCAAAGCCGATTTTCCTGATTGCTTCTGCCTTCTCAGCAGGCAGTGGAGGCTCAAAGAAGGTGTCCAGGTGCTCTTTAAGGAAACCTGGAATTCATGAATGGATCAACTGACACCACATAAATTTCTTAAACTGGAATCGACAGCAACAGGGACCCGCCCAGACCCCTGTTAGAGGAGTCAGAGACAGATGCCTCTAAACACACGCTGTCCAGTAGGGACCCACTGTCGGAACTCAGCCTCAGGTGACCAGCACCACTGTAAAGGGACATGAAAGCCACGGGGCCACATGGTCAGTCAAGGACAATGCGAACACCCCACGCAAACTGCTCTGTAGAGACCgtttctggctccagagtcctccGCCTCCACCCTCCGCAGGCCACACTGCTCAGGACAGTTTGGGGTAGCACTGAAATATACAGACTTTATCTAGAAGCTACGTAAACATTAATCTGTACGGAAAAAAGATAAACCTAGTCCAAAGTCAAACATGGGATGAAATCTGCACAGCTCATGCCAATCTCCTTGCGACACAGATATCTCGAGTATCAGGCAGAAAAGGATGAACAGCCCAACAGGAAATGAGGCTCCATGGCATGAGGCATGGGGTCCATGGAGGGCTCACCATGCCCTCCACAGCAGTCCCTGTCTGTCCAGCTTTGTGAACTTGAGCCATTAAGCGACTTATCGCTATTCTCATTTGTCAGGTGGGGGATGTGGACAGATGCATTCCCAGGCTGCCTGAGGGGCAATAAGGTAACACAGGCATAACATGGCTTTCAACCTTCCCCGTCTTTCATCAAAGTGCCATCCCCTACTCAAAGACCTCTGTCTAAAGTCTCAGATCTAGAGTTAAATAGGCTTGTACACATGACTCCTTCCTCGATTTCCGCCAGGACCTAACCTTGAGACTGGGCTCTCGCCCTCTCCCGCCTCCAAGAAAGCACAGTTTGGAGACCCTCCAGAGGCAGCCCCACCTTTCCATAAATTACCTCCAAAGGAGCAGGACACTGACCTAGGTTTTCTCTTAGTGTGAAACTTAATTCCAAAGCACGCAACTGccacaaaacacaacaaaacgaTGTGCTCCCAGACTTAGAGGAGAATGTAAGCTTAGTGGCCAAGCAACGCCCCAGAACCAactgagggagaaggaagccagATGCCAGGGGCCCTTGGAATGAGGACTGGAGGAAAACCTGACACGAAAGATAGACTTGCCTAAGGGCACGGTGACCAGGACGTGATGCGCTGGGAAGCGGGCTCCGTCCTCGCACTCCACCAACACTGGAAACGTCTCCCCGGGGGACGCGGCTTCCTGGAAGGACCCACTCCAGTGAATAGTCTTCACGGGCTTGTTAAAAACCATCGTGTCCCTGGGTAGGGAGGCCATTATGTGGTTTGTGAGTCCTTGGTAGCCCCTGGGAGAGACAAAGTTGTTGGCACTGTTCAGAGAACAAGACACTGAAATAGGCCCTCTGGCTGTGCTCAGCCGCAGGAGGCGCGCTGGGAAGGAGGGCAAGAAGGGAGTGGGCTCCCCCTGTGGCTTCCGGAGTCGACCACGGGAATTTGAacacctgcctcctgcctccagggctAACAGGAGGATTAAAAGAGCTAATGGACCGAAGCTCCCAAGGTGATCAGGGCCCCCTCCTCACCGCCCGGCACTCCAGTTCCGAGCGCTTCCTGAGTCACAAGTGCCCGCCCCTGTGCAGGAGCCTGGAGTGACCACACCAGGGGGACACCCGGTAGAGCCCATTAGACAGTGCCAGTGAGGGGACAGCTGCCAGCCACAGGAGAGAGCCTGCCTTCCCATATCTGAGGTTGACATGCTTAGCACATAAGAGGCCTCGGaaccaagagaggaagaaagcattATGAGGTGCATTCCCTTCTTTTAAtcactttttcttgaaaataattcttttctttttctaaaattagcCAAACTAGAGAAACAACCAACCAATCTCTCTAAAACAGGGAAGACAAAAGGCCCTGagtccctcccacctctcccctgcctcccaaaGCTTGACCTGAGATCAATAGACCTCCGGGGTGCATGGAGGGGGCCTGGGATGCATGGAGAGGGTCTGAGGTGCATGGCGGGGCCTGGATGCGTAGAGGGAGGTGGGAGTGCATGGAAGGGGGTCAGGGTGCATGGAGGGAGGTCGGGGTGCATGGTGAGAGGTTGGGGTACCTGGAGGGGGCCTGGGGTGCATGGAGGGGGGTCAGGGTACATGGAGGGAGGTCGGGGTGCATGGAGGGTGGTCAGTGTGCATGGAGAGGACCTGGGTGCATGGAGGAGGCCTGTGAGCATGTAGGGGGCCTGCGGTGGATGGGGGCGTCTGGGGCACACGGAGGGTCCCCCTGTGTGCAGGGAAGGACTCCGTGCACACGGTGGGCTGACTGGGTGCAGCATCACACACATACCCAGGAAAGGTGCAGTCTAGCCCGGGCAGCACAGTGTACTCTCCGAAGGGCGCAAGGGCCACCAGGTCCATGCTGTGGGTCCCGCTCACACAGCATTCCACATTGAAGAAGCTGTTCAGCACAGCCAGCTTGAGCTTCTTGGTCTCCTCATCCTCTGCCCAGCGGGCCATGTGCCGGCTGACCTCCTGCCTGAGGTACTCCCCGACACTGGGGACTGGAGTCTCGGCTGCATGCAGGAACTCCCGGGCCCGGTCTATGAGGCCATGGAACAGAGTGGCCAACTCCACCACCAGCTCAAGGCTCACAGTTCTCCCAGAGCTGGCAAAGGACACAGAGGGCAGGCCCACGTGACCCCCGGTCTCCACCAGCTGGTTTTCCTCGGACAGCTCCTTCTCCCCCAGTAGCCCGTACTTGGCAGCCAGCTGGAAGACAGGGTTGCCCTGGGAGGGCCCATGGATCCAGTGGGCGCCCACCTCCACCACGCCACCTGGGAGGGGACAGGAAATGCCACCTTGAGATTCTCTCCCCACAAATGGCAGCCCTGAGCCTTCTGGACCACActcagccctgcccttcccaAACACGCTCTGAAAACCCGCGCCAGGGCCACCTGGTCCCTGAGGGCCACAGTCCCTCAGGCAGGGGGGCCTGGTAAGATCCAGGCTAAGGGAACACCTGAGCAGGAGTAGGGGCCTGCGCCTGCCTTAGGAGGACACGTGGGGAGACGGCCCGGGAGACCTGAATGGAGAGCTACCTGCAGGGGTGGACCAGGGGCAACTGTGTACAGCCACAGCTCCCCTTCCCCGGAGGGGCGGGCCCTGCTAACTGCGGGCAGCTGAGCTTCGGGGACCAGTGAACTTCTGCTGGTTAAGAGCGGTGGGGCAGAGACTGACTCAGGGTTAACCCGGGCGCAGGCCGGGCCAGGAGACGGCAGAGCTCGGGCAGCACCGGTTGGGCTCCGGGAAGTAGTGCCAGGAAGGGGTTCCGCGAAGGAGTTCCGGGAGAGGCCGTTACCGAAGCTGCGCTCGGAGCGGATGCGGCCGCCGGCGCGGGCCGTGGCCTCCAGGACCCGAAGGTGCGGGGAGGCCGGGTGGCGGCAAAGTCTCTGCACCGCGCCCAGCCCCGCGATGCCGCCGCCCACCACCAGCACCCGCAGGCCGCGGCCCGGGGCCTCCACGCTGCCGCCGCTTGGCTCCATCGCGCCGGCCGGGACGGTCGCCGCGCGTCCCCGCAGCTAGGAGGTGAGGAGCGCACCGAGGAGGCGGGAGGCGGGAGGCGggccgggcgcggggcgggggcgcgggagGCGGAGCGAGAGGCTCGGGGAGGAGGCGCGGGGAGAAGGACGAGAGGTGGAGCGAGGGATGCGGGGCGGAGCCGGCCTCCGCGTCAGCCCCTCCCGGCTCCGCGCGCCCCTCTGGGTCCGGCTTGGGGCTTCCCCTGGAGGcgcagcccagggcccaggatGGTGGCGGAGTTCTGCGGGCTCAGCGGACGCCCCCGGGAGGGCGAGGGCAAGCGGGGAGGGGTCGGTGTGTGTACCCCTCTGCCAGGCGGTGTGGGCAAGTGTCCCGACGGAGGGAGAATCGGCAGGCCGGCCAGGCGTGTCGTTTTTACTTCCAAAGGCGGCGTGGGGACGGCGACCAGAAAGCGGAGGAGGCGCCTCCCTCCTGCCTCGGATAAGCGGGCAAGCGCCTTCACCTTGGGACCCCATGGAGCCCATGGATGGAAGTCCGAGGAGCGGTCTGGTGGTTGCTGTGGTGTCGGGGTGGGACGGGGGAGAGCTTAAGATGTCCAAAGTGGCTGTGTGAGGCAGCCTCCAGGGGATGACAGTGTGCTCCGTAGTGTGTATACTTGTGTATGTGggggtatgtatgtgtgtatatgtagtCACATGTCTACATAACCAAAGGACGTGATACACACGAGGTACTTGTCaaccttcaaaataaaacagccagttattttaccagcaaaacgAGTTTATTTGCTAGTAACtgaagaattgcaattcgggatGCACGTGCTATGGTGAACCACATGCAAATCCAACAAACAAGGAGAGGAACGTTAGTTCATGGACAAAAAGGAGAAACTTGGGAGGGGTTATCTTGAACAGAAGTCCGTCAGACTTCCCGCAgtgatggtttctcattggctgagttgctgggtcattgatttctgtttgggatgcaatGGACATTTCTCCCTGTAATTGATGAT harbors:
- the PAOX gene encoding peroxisomal N(1)-acetyl-spermine/spermidine oxidase, giving the protein MEPSGGSVEAPGRGLRVLVVGGGIAGLGAVQRLCRHPASPHLRVLEATARAGGRIRSERSFGGVVEVGAHWIHGPSQGNPVFQLAAKYGLLGEKELSEENQLVETGGHVGLPSVSFASSGRTVSLELVVELATLFHGLIDRAREFLHAAETPVPSVGEYLRQEVSRHMARWAEDEETKKLKLAVLNSFFNVECCVSGTHSMDLVALAPFGEYTVLPGLDCTFPGGYQGLTNHIMASLPRDTMVFNKPVKTIHWSGSFQEAASPGETFPVLVECEDGARFPAHHVLVTVPLGFLKEHLDTFFEPPLPAEKAEAIRKIGFGTSNKIFLEFEEPFWEPDCQHIQVVWEDTSPLEDTAPELPATWFKKLIGFFVLPSFGSSHVLCGFIAGLESEFMETLSDEELLRSLTQVLRRVTGNPQLPAPRSVLRSCWHSAPYTRGSYSYVAVGSTGDDIDLLAQPLPMDGKEAQLQILFAGEATHRTFYSTTHGALLSGWREADRLIALWDPQVQPPGTKL